In Acidobacteriota bacterium, one DNA window encodes the following:
- the rplO gene encoding 50S ribosomal protein L15 gives MAIRNLSNLKAPAKANSNKKRVGRGMGSGMGKTSTRGHKGQGSRSGSSLMRGFEGGQMPLHRRLPKRGFTNIFRTEYTVLGLDRIAEINEASKVTEFTLDKIVSLGLLRKRNGLIKVLNNGEIKVAVTVHAHKFSKTAQEAIEKAGGKAVVIG, from the coding sequence ATGGCAATTCGTAATCTCTCCAATCTGAAGGCCCCTGCAAAGGCCAATAGCAACAAGAAGCGTGTCGGCCGCGGTATGGGCTCGGGCATGGGTAAGACCTCGACCCGCGGCCACAAGGGCCAGGGATCGCGTTCGGGCTCCAGCCTGATGCGCGGCTTTGAAGGCGGTCAGATGCCGCTGCACCGCCGTCTTCCCAAGCGCGGCTTTACCAATATCTTCCGCACAGAGTACACCGTACTTGGCCTGGATCGTATCGCTGAAATCAACGAAGCGTCCAAGGTGACCGAGTTCACCCTCGACAAGATCGTATCCCTCGGCCTTCTCCGTAAGCGCAATGGACTCATCAAGGTTCTGAACAACGGAGAGATCAAGGTCGCTGTGACGGTGCACGCGCACAAGTTCTCGAAGACCGCCCAGGAAGCGATCGAGAAGGCTGGCGGCAAGGCCGTTGTGATCGGCTAA
- the rplV gene encoding 50S ribosomal protein L22, with protein MAKVAEKTREFRAEAKFQRTSPQKAKLVLDLIKGLRVEQAINTVHFNNKRIAPVVEKVLRSAIQNANYLSQEQGLDVDVDNLYVKSAVANEGPRMKRIRPAPMGRAFRYQRRLAHIVVTVAEKNKAAAASVTEEPVAAPAKKAAKKTATKTAAKKAPAKKAAAKKPATKKAAK; from the coding sequence ATGGCAAAGGTAGCAGAGAAGACAAGAGAGTTCCGCGCGGAGGCAAAGTTCCAGCGCACCAGCCCGCAGAAGGCGAAGCTCGTCCTGGACCTGATCAAAGGGCTCCGCGTGGAGCAGGCGATCAACACGGTCCACTTCAACAACAAGCGCATTGCGCCGGTGGTCGAGAAGGTTCTGCGCTCGGCGATCCAGAACGCGAACTACCTCTCGCAGGAGCAGGGTCTGGATGTCGACGTGGACAACCTCTACGTCAAGTCGGCCGTGGCGAACGAAGGTCCTCGTATGAAGCGCATCCGGCCTGCCCCGATGGGACGCGCCTTCCGCTATCAGCGCCGGCTCGCCCACATCGTTGTGACCGTGGCCGAGAAGAACAAGGCTGCTGCCGCTTCGGTGACCGAGGAGCCGGTGGCAGCTCCGGCGAAGAAGGCAGCGAAGAAGACGGCCACCAAGACCGCGGCGAAGAAGGCCCCGGCCAAGAAAGCCGCCGCAAAGAAGCCAGCGACAAAGAAAGCCGCCAAGTAA
- the rpsH gene encoding 30S ribosomal protein S8, producing MNLTDPVADFLTRIRNSIRARHQKLDVPASKLKAEIARILKDEGYIANYKATEENGQKVIRVYLKYGTNNEAAIRDLQRVSRPGCRVYVGRDEIRRVQGGLGISIMTTPKGVMTGRQARREGVGGEILCEVW from the coding sequence ATGAACCTCACCGATCCAGTAGCAGACTTTCTGACCCGCATCCGTAACTCCATCCGCGCCCGTCACCAGAAGCTCGACGTTCCGGCCTCAAAGCTGAAGGCCGAGATCGCCCGCATCCTGAAGGACGAGGGCTACATTGCCAACTACAAGGCGACGGAAGAGAACGGCCAGAAGGTCATTCGCGTTTACCTGAAGTACGGCACCAATAATGAGGCGGCGATCCGTGATCTGCAGCGTGTCTCGCGTCCCGGCTGCCGCGTTTATGTTGGCCGCGACGAGATCCGCCGCGTTCAGGGCGGCCTCGGCATCTCGATCATGACCACTCCAAAGGGTGTCATGACAGGCCGTCAGGCACGTCGCGAAGGCGTTGGCGGTGAGATTCTCTGCGAAGTCTGGTAG
- the rpsQ gene encoding 30S ribosomal protein S17 — MADTNKTEAAEQTASRRNEKVGLVVSTKMQKTIVVEIEMRKAHPKYKRVMKSNKKFYAHDEQNSARVGDVVRIREARPLSKLKRWSLEEIVRRSSLALADEKAPAAEAK; from the coding sequence ATGGCAGACACAAATAAGACTGAAGCCGCCGAGCAGACCGCCTCCCGTCGTAACGAGAAGGTTGGCCTGGTCGTCTCGACGAAGATGCAGAAGACTATCGTCGTCGAGATCGAGATGCGCAAGGCGCACCCCAAGTACAAGCGCGTCATGAAGTCGAACAAGAAGTTTTACGCGCATGATGAGCAGAACTCGGCCCGCGTGGGCGACGTGGTTCGCATCCGCGAGGCCCGCCCGCTTTCGAAGCTGAAGCGCTGGTCTCTGGAAGAGATCGTCCGCCGAAGCTCGCTGGCGCTGGCCGATGAGAAGGCTCCTGCCGCTGAAGCCAAGTAA
- the secY gene encoding preprotein translocase subunit SecY, translated as MFDKFANIFRIPDLRKRVLFTLALLAVYRLGSHIPTPGINGSMLAEFFNQNSGSALGLVDLFSGGNLRKLTIFALGIMPYITASIIFQLLTVIYEPLAKLQKEGELGRRKITQWTRYVTVLLGIVQSFTIALTLTNTSTGASMVTIPRSYFIPMCVLTLTAGTAFIMWLGEQITERGIGNGMSLLIFTGIVVGLPKGIQELYEKFETAAWGAFTPVAIAILVVGMIAVVAFIVYVERSERRIPVQYAKRIVGRRMMGGQSTHLPLKVNSGGVMPVIFASSILSAPLLFSGMSFFGSGPLRDTKIFGPLFQYLAPGEPWYELLYMVAIVFFAYFYISIVFRPDDIADNMRKYGGFIPGIRPGKRTADFINDVLTRITLVGALYLIIISIIPQLIISGIHFNHLWLIGPVFDKLPSWMTNGLGVTFYFGGTSLLIVVGVAMDTVQQVESQLIMRHYDGFTPKSGRIRGRKSW; from the coding sequence ATGTTCGACAAGTTCGCAAACATCTTCCGTATCCCAGACCTCCGCAAGCGCGTTCTTTTCACGCTTGCGTTGCTGGCTGTCTATCGTCTGGGATCGCACATTCCCACCCCCGGCATCAACGGCAGTATGCTGGCTGAGTTCTTCAACCAGAATTCCGGCTCGGCGCTTGGGCTTGTCGACCTGTTTTCGGGCGGCAACCTGCGCAAGCTGACGATCTTCGCCCTTGGCATCATGCCGTACATCACGGCGTCGATCATCTTTCAGTTGCTCACGGTGATCTATGAGCCGCTGGCGAAGCTGCAGAAGGAAGGCGAGCTTGGCCGCCGCAAGATCACCCAGTGGACGCGCTATGTCACTGTGCTGCTAGGTATCGTGCAGTCGTTCACGATTGCGCTGACCCTGACCAATACATCGACCGGTGCGTCGATGGTTACGATTCCTCGCAGCTACTTCATCCCGATGTGCGTTCTGACGCTCACTGCGGGAACGGCCTTCATCATGTGGCTGGGTGAGCAGATCACCGAGCGTGGTATTGGCAACGGCATGTCGCTGCTGATCTTTACCGGCATCGTTGTCGGCCTGCCAAAAGGCATTCAGGAGCTGTACGAAAAGTTTGAAACTGCTGCATGGGGGGCATTTACACCCGTAGCTATCGCGATCCTGGTTGTCGGCATGATCGCCGTGGTGGCCTTCATCGTCTACGTTGAGCGCTCCGAGCGCCGTATCCCTGTCCAGTATGCCAAGCGGATCGTCGGCCGTCGCATGATGGGCGGACAGTCGACCCATCTTCCGCTCAAGGTGAACTCGGGCGGCGTGATGCCGGTTATCTTCGCCAGCTCCATTCTTTCGGCTCCTCTGCTCTTTTCCGGCATGAGCTTCTTCGGCAGCGGGCCTCTGCGGGATACCAAGATCTTTGGGCCCCTGTTTCAGTATCTTGCTCCAGGTGAGCCCTGGTACGAGTTGCTGTACATGGTGGCGATCGTCTTCTTCGCCTACTTCTATATCTCGATCGTCTTTCGTCCGGACGACATCGCCGACAACATGCGCAAGTACGGCGGATTCATTCCAGGCATTCGCCCCGGGAAGCGCACGGCCGACTTCATCAATGATGTCCTGACCCGCATCACGCTGGTTGGCGCGCTGTACCTGATTATTATCTCGATCATTCCTCAGCTCATTATCAGCGGTATCCATTTCAATCATCTTTGGTTGATTGGTCCCGTCTTCGACAAGTTGCCGAGCTGGATGACCAACGGGCTGGGCGTAACCTTCTACTTTGGCGGCACAAGTTTGCTGATCGTTGTGGGTGTCGCGATGGATACCGTACAGCAGGTTGAATCGCAACTTATCATGCGCCACTACGACGGCTTCACCCCGAAGAGTGGTCGTATCCGTGGACGCAAGAGCTGGTAG
- the rplF gene encoding 50S ribosomal protein L6 produces MSRIGKKPIPVPAGVKYTVNGNTVLVEGPKGKVTALLPAGITLVQKDGAIVTERENDKQAAFHGLARALVFNAVQGVTAGWTKELDIVGIGYRVEMKGKGVVVFTLGYSHPIEFPLPTGIEVAIDPKQTHLTISGIDRQKVGQVAADMRALRKPDPYKNKGVRYTGEKLKKKVGKTGAK; encoded by the coding sequence ATGTCTCGTATTGGCAAAAAGCCGATTCCCGTACCCGCCGGTGTTAAGTACACCGTCAACGGCAACACCGTTCTGGTTGAAGGCCCCAAGGGCAAGGTCACCGCGCTGCTCCCAGCCGGTATCACGCTTGTGCAGAAGGATGGCGCTATCGTCACCGAGCGCGAGAACGACAAGCAGGCTGCATTTCACGGTCTCGCCCGCGCCCTGGTTTTCAATGCGGTGCAGGGTGTTACTGCTGGATGGACCAAGGAACTCGACATCGTCGGTATCGGTTACCGCGTCGAGATGAAGGGCAAGGGGGTCGTCGTGTTCACCCTCGGCTACTCGCACCCGATCGAGTTTCCGCTGCCAACCGGCATCGAGGTCGCGATCGACCCGAAGCAGACGCACCTGACCATCTCCGGTATCGACCGGCAGAAGGTTGGCCAGGTTGCCGCCGATATGCGTGCGTTGCGCAAGCCCGATCCGTACAAGAACAAGGGCGTCCGCTACACCGGCGAGAAGCTGAAGAAGAAGGTTGGCAAGACGGGCGCTAAGTAA
- a CDS encoding 50S ribosomal protein L23, with translation MPTLYTVIRRPLITEKGMGIKETQNTLVFEVAENATKTEVKQAVETLFKVKVSAVRTATVEGKERRRGKFAGYRPDWKKAYVRLKDGEKMPEYLDSL, from the coding sequence ATGCCGACCCTTTATACCGTCATTCGCCGTCCCCTGATCACCGAGAAGGGGATGGGCATCAAGGAGACGCAGAATACTCTCGTGTTTGAGGTTGCCGAGAATGCGACCAAGACCGAGGTCAAGCAGGCTGTCGAGACCCTCTTCAAGGTGAAGGTCTCCGCGGTCCGCACTGCGACCGTCGAGGGCAAGGAGCGCCGCCGTGGCAAGTTCGCCGGCTATCGCCCCGACTGGAAGAAGGCTTATGTTCGCCTGAAGGATGGCGAGAAGATGCCGGAGTATCTCGACAGTCTGTAA
- the rpsS gene encoding 30S ribosomal protein S19, with product MARSTKKGPFIDDHLMTKVNVMNQTNDKKVLRTWSRRSTIHPDFVGHTIAVHNGRKFIPVYVTENMVGHKLGEFAATRTFKGHSAKTETAAKPK from the coding sequence ATGGCACGTTCTACCAAAAAGGGTCCGTTCATCGACGACCATCTCATGACGAAGGTCAATGTCATGAACCAGACGAACGACAAGAAGGTCCTTCGCACCTGGTCGCGCCGTTCGACCATCCACCCGGACTTCGTCGGCCACACGATCGCGGTACACAACGGCCGCAAGTTCATCCCCGTGTACGTGACCGAGAACATGGTCGGCCACAAGCTCGGCGAGTTCGCGGCGACCCGCACCTTCAAGGGCCACTCCGCCAAGACCGAGACCGCGGCAAAGCCGAAATAA
- the rpmD gene encoding 50S ribosomal protein L30: MAETKAKIKLQYFRSKIATPEKHKLVVKGLGFTRLNQIVEREDTPSIRGMVAKIPHLVRVVE; the protein is encoded by the coding sequence ATGGCCGAAACCAAAGCCAAAATCAAGCTGCAATACTTCCGTTCGAAGATCGCCACGCCGGAGAAGCACAAGCTCGTCGTCAAGGGCCTCGGCTTTACCCGTCTGAACCAGATCGTCGAGCGCGAGGACACGCCGTCCATCCGCGGCATGGTCGCCAAGATCCCCCACCTCGTCCGCGTTGTCGAGTAG
- the rplB gene encoding 50S ribosomal protein L2, giving the protein MPIKSFRPITPSLRFTTKLVNDDLTTDKPHKPLLAVKQRTGGRNSSGALTMRHHGGGHKKKLRLIDFKRDKYGIPATVTTIEYDPNRSSRIALVSYADGEKRYILQPIGLKVGQTIMSGPGADILVGNALPLKNIPVGTIVHNIELRPGKGAQMARSAGAQVNLVAKEGDYALLKLPSGETRKVLVECMATVGQVGNTDHENVSVGKAGRNRWKGIRPTNRGVSMNPVDHPHGGGEGKTSGGRHPVTPWGQPTRGYKTRNNKRTDVFIVNRRSK; this is encoded by the coding sequence ATGCCGATCAAATCATTTCGACCGATTACTCCATCACTCCGCTTCACGACGAAGCTGGTTAACGATGACCTGACGACCGACAAGCCGCACAAGCCGCTTCTCGCCGTCAAGCAGCGCACCGGCGGACGCAACTCGTCCGGCGCGTTGACCATGCGCCATCACGGCGGCGGTCACAAGAAGAAGCTGCGCCTGATTGACTTCAAGCGCGACAAGTACGGAATTCCTGCGACGGTGACCACCATTGAGTACGACCCGAACCGCAGCTCACGCATCGCGCTGGTCAGCTATGCCGACGGTGAGAAGCGCTATATCCTGCAGCCGATTGGGCTGAAGGTTGGCCAGACCATCATGAGCGGTCCCGGGGCCGACATCCTGGTTGGCAATGCTCTTCCTCTGAAGAACATCCCGGTCGGTACGATCGTGCATAACATCGAGCTGCGTCCCGGTAAGGGCGCGCAGATGGCGCGTTCGGCCGGGGCCCAGGTGAACCTGGTTGCCAAGGAAGGCGATTACGCTCTCCTGAAGCTGCCCTCTGGCGAGACCCGCAAGGTGCTCGTTGAGTGCATGGCGACTGTCGGCCAGGTAGGCAACACCGATCACGAAAACGTGAGTGTAGGTAAGGCCGGACGCAATCGCTGGAAGGGCATTCGCCCGACCAACCGCGGTGTCTCGATGAACCCGGTCGACCACCCGCACGGCGGTGGTGAGGGTAAGACCTCAGGCGGACGTCATCCGGTGACGCCGTGGGGTCAGCCGACTCGCGGATACAAGACGCGCAACAACAAGCGGACCGACGTGTTCATCGTGAACCGCCGCAGCAAGTAA
- a CDS encoding type Z 30S ribosomal protein S14, with the protein MSTTAKRVKDASKPKFKSRKHNRCQLCGRPRAYLRKFGVCRLCFRSLALKGEIPGVVKSSW; encoded by the coding sequence ATGTCAACTACAGCAAAGCGCGTCAAAGACGCAAGCAAGCCGAAGTTCAAGTCCCGCAAGCACAACCGCTGCCAGCTCTGCGGCCGTCCTCGCGCCTACCTTCGGAAGTTCGGTGTCTGCCGTCTCTGCTTCCGCTCGCTCGCTCTCAAGGGAGAGATTCCGGGCGTCGTGAAGTCGAGCTGGTAA
- the rplX gene encoding 50S ribosomal protein L24, translating to MKIKRNDTVEVIAGKDKGKRGRVLRVIADKNRVLVEHVMIVKKHVKPNPQRNIKGGIAEQESPIHISNVMLVDSEGNKTRVGSRVEGDKKVRISKVSGNAIAEKKSKK from the coding sequence ATCAAGATCAAGCGCAACGACACCGTCGAAGTGATTGCAGGCAAAGACAAGGGTAAGCGCGGTCGTGTTCTTCGCGTCATCGCGGACAAGAACCGCGTTCTGGTCGAGCACGTGATGATCGTCAAGAAGCACGTGAAGCCGAACCCGCAGCGCAACATCAAGGGCGGTATCGCCGAGCAGGAGTCCCCGATCCACATCTCGAATGTGATGCTGGTCGACAGCGAAGGCAACAAGACCCGCGTTGGATCAAGGGTTGAGGGCGACAAGAAGGTCCGCATCTCGAAGGTGAGCGGAAACGCGATCGCCGAGAAGAAGTCGAAGAAGTAG
- the rplN gene encoding 50S ribosomal protein L14, with product MSVQMRTILDVADNSGARKLQVILPLGGGLGKKAGLGDVVTAAVKEASPDGTVKKGKVVKAVIVRTRKEYRRKDGTYIRFDQNAAVVINDAMEPVGTRVFGPVARELREKKFLKIVSLAPEVI from the coding sequence ATGTCAGTACAGATGAGAACAATCCTTGACGTGGCCGACAACTCCGGCGCGCGCAAGCTGCAGGTGATCCTGCCCCTTGGTGGCGGTCTCGGCAAGAAGGCCGGCCTGGGCGATGTCGTCACGGCCGCAGTCAAAGAGGCTTCGCCGGACGGAACGGTCAAGAAGGGCAAGGTCGTAAAAGCCGTGATCGTGCGTACCCGCAAAGAGTATCGCCGCAAGGACGGGACCTATATCCGCTTCGATCAGAACGCGGCTGTGGTGATCAACGATGCGATGGAGCCGGTCGGAACCCGCGTCTTCGGTCCCGTGGCCCGCGAGCTTCGCGAGAAGAAGTTCCTCAAGATCGTCTCGCTCGCACCTGAGGTCATCTAG
- the rpsE gene encoding 30S ribosomal protein S5: MATKKKIDANRLNLKDQVVSINRVTKVVKGGKNMSFAALVVIGDPAEGVVGYGSGKAKEVPQAIRKGIEAAKKNLFKVNLTETTIPHQVLGHYGAGQVMLKPAPEGTGVIAGGTVRAVMTSAGVQNVLTKSIGTKNPHNVIKATFDALIQLRSKADVAALRGKAEEEL, from the coding sequence ATGGCAACAAAGAAAAAGATCGATGCGAACCGGCTCAACCTGAAGGACCAGGTGGTCAGCATCAACCGCGTGACCAAGGTCGTCAAGGGCGGTAAAAACATGTCGTTTGCCGCGCTGGTCGTCATTGGCGATCCGGCGGAGGGTGTTGTCGGCTACGGCTCAGGCAAGGCCAAGGAAGTTCCGCAGGCCATCCGCAAGGGTATCGAGGCCGCCAAGAAGAACCTCTTCAAGGTGAACCTGACCGAGACGACGATTCCGCATCAGGTTCTGGGCCACTATGGCGCAGGCCAGGTCATGCTGAAGCCCGCCCCCGAAGGTACCGGCGTCATCGCCGGAGGCACGGTTCGCGCAGTGATGACCTCGGCCGGCGTGCAGAACGTCCTGACCAAGTCCATCGGCACCAAGAACCCGCACAACGTGATCAAGGCCACCTTCGACGCTCTTATCCAGCTTCGCAGCAAGGCCGATGTCGCGGCGCTGCGCGGCAAGGCTGAAGAAGAGCTGTAA
- the rplR gene encoding 50S ribosomal protein L18 yields the protein MITPRKRDVIRKRVHTRIREKMSGTAERPRLNVYRSLDHIYTQLIDDASGVTIASASTLAKKGETKKTGGNVAAAVEVGKLIAERAQQKGIKKVVFDRGGYLYHGRIKALADAAREAGLEF from the coding sequence ATGATTACTCCTCGCAAACGCGACGTTATCCGCAAGCGCGTCCACACGCGCATCCGTGAGAAGATGTCCGGCACAGCGGAGCGTCCGCGCCTGAACGTCTACCGTTCGCTCGATCACATCTATACGCAATTAATCGACGACGCCTCCGGCGTCACGATCGCATCGGCTTCCACGCTCGCCAAGAAGGGTGAGACGAAGAAAACCGGCGGCAACGTGGCAGCGGCCGTCGAAGTGGGCAAGTTGATCGCCGAGCGCGCGCAGCAGAAGGGCATCAAGAAGGTGGTCTTCGACCGCGGCGGCTATCTCTACCACGGTCGCATCAAGGCGCTGGCCGACGCAGCTCGCGAAGCCGGCCTGGAGTTCTAA
- the rplE gene encoding 50S ribosomal protein L5 — MASRFREKYEKEIKPALAKELNIENVMAIPKLEKIVVNMGLGEATQNVKIMDPLVADLAAITGQKPVTTKAKKSIAAFKVREGMPIGAMVTLRGDAMYEFLDRLVSIALPRVRDFRGVSSKSFDGRGNYTLGLRDQLIFAEIDYAKVDKLKGMNVTIVTTAQDDNGARALLRGFGMPFRQGA; from the coding sequence ATGGCATCGCGATTCAGAGAGAAGTACGAGAAAGAGATCAAACCGGCGCTCGCCAAGGAACTCAACATCGAGAACGTGATGGCGATTCCGAAGCTGGAGAAGATCGTCGTCAACATGGGCCTGGGCGAAGCGACCCAGAACGTCAAGATCATGGATCCGCTGGTGGCCGATCTTGCGGCGATCACCGGTCAGAAGCCCGTGACCACCAAGGCCAAGAAGTCGATCGCAGCCTTCAAGGTTCGCGAGGGTATGCCCATCGGCGCGATGGTCACTCTCCGTGGCGATGCGATGTACGAGTTCCTCGATCGCCTGGTTTCGATTGCGCTTCCGCGCGTTCGCGACTTCCGCGGCGTATCGTCCAAGAGCTTCGACGGCCGCGGCAACTATACGCTCGGTCTTCGCGACCAGCTCATCTTCGCCGAGATCGATTATGCCAAGGTCGACAAGCTCAAGGGCATGAACGTCACCATCGTGACCACCGCTCAGGACGACAACGGCGCTCGCGCCCTTCTGCGCGGCTTCGGTATGCCCTTCCGTCAGGGAGCGTAA
- the rpsC gene encoding 30S ribosomal protein S3, which translates to MGQKVHPYGFRLGVNKPWKSRWFVERGYDKLLVEDVKLKAELRDKLKAAGVSSVEVERPGNKLRLIIRTARPGIIIGRKGAEIDKLKADIQKRTNREVFVDILEVNKPELDAQLVAENIALQLEKRVSFRRAMRKSVDSALRFGCKGIKVRVSGRLNGNEIARSEWYLQGRLPLHTLRADIDYGFAEAKTTYGIIGVKTWVYRGDIYEQKKRREQGTTAGVFTS; encoded by the coding sequence ATGGGACAGAAAGTCCATCCGTATGGGTTTCGCCTCGGCGTCAACAAGCCGTGGAAGTCGCGCTGGTTCGTCGAACGCGGCTATGACAAGCTGCTGGTCGAGGACGTGAAGCTGAAGGCGGAGCTGCGCGACAAGCTCAAGGCCGCCGGCGTCAGCTCGGTCGAGGTGGAGCGTCCCGGCAACAAGCTGCGCCTGATTATCCGCACCGCGCGTCCGGGCATCATCATCGGCCGCAAGGGTGCCGAGATCGACAAGCTCAAGGCCGACATTCAAAAGCGCACCAATCGCGAGGTGTTCGTCGACATCCTCGAGGTCAACAAGCCTGAGCTCGATGCTCAGCTGGTTGCCGAGAACATCGCTCTGCAGCTCGAGAAGCGCGTCAGCTTCCGCCGCGCGATGCGCAAGTCGGTTGACTCCGCTCTGCGCTTCGGTTGCAAGGGGATCAAGGTCCGCGTCTCCGGGCGCCTGAACGGCAACGAGATCGCGCGCTCGGAGTGGTATCTGCAGGGCCGTCTGCCGCTGCACACGCTCCGCGCCGACATCGACTACGGCTTTGCCGAGGCGAAGACGACCTACGGGATCATCGGCGTGAAGACATGGGTCTATCGCGGCGATATCTACGAGCAGAAGAAGCGTCGCGAGCAGGGAACGACAGCGGGCGTCTTCACGTCGTAA
- the rplP gene encoding 50S ribosomal protein L16, with product MLMPKKVKYRKQQRGRMTGKAWRGSDLSFGDYGLKVMECGYITDRQIEASRIAMTRFIKRGGKVWLRLFPDKPITKKPAETRMGKGKGAPDHWVCVVRPGRILFEMEGVNPEMAKEAMRLAAHKLPLKTSFVQRHDVAATVAAK from the coding sequence ATGTTGATGCCTAAGAAGGTGAAGTATCGCAAGCAGCAGCGCGGCCGGATGACCGGCAAGGCGTGGCGTGGCTCCGATCTTTCGTTCGGTGACTACGGCCTGAAGGTCATGGAGTGCGGTTACATTACCGACCGCCAGATTGAGGCCAGCCGTATCGCGATGACGCGCTTTATCAAGCGTGGCGGCAAAGTGTGGCTGCGTCTGTTCCCGGACAAGCCGATCACCAAGAAGCCGGCCGAAACCCGTATGGGTAAGGGCAAGGGCGCTCCCGATCACTGGGTCTGCGTTGTTCGCCCGGGCAGGATTCTGTTCGAGATGGAAGGCGTCAACCCGGAGATGGCCAAAGAGGCTATGCGTCTGGCCGCTCACAAGCTGCCGCTCAAGACCAGCTTTGTGCAGCGCCACGACGTTGCAGCTACGGTTGCAGCCAAGTAA
- the rpmC gene encoding 50S ribosomal protein L29, which produces MELEKIRNLSDDELKSEQTKAAEQIFRIRFQKSLGNTEGLKKLRTLKLDVARIKTVARERELGTVKPVAAVSAAPAKSTRKKAKKD; this is translated from the coding sequence ATGGAACTCGAAAAGATTCGTAACCTCAGTGACGATGAGCTCAAGAGCGAGCAGACCAAGGCGGCAGAGCAGATCTTCCGTATCCGCTTTCAGAAGAGCCTCGGCAATACTGAGGGTCTGAAGAAGCTGCGGACGCTGAAGCTGGACGTCGCCCGCATCAAGACCGTCGCCCGCGAGCGCGAGCTGGGAACCGTCAAGCCCGTTGCCGCTGTTTCCGCAGCTCCCGCAAAGAGCACTCGCAAGAAAGCAAAGAAGGACTAA
- the rplD gene encoding 50S ribosomal protein L4 codes for MANINVVNLGGTKVGEFELADSVFAGEVNDALLWEAVKHYRASLRQGTAATKNRKLVSGAGKKLWKQKGTGRARVGSIRTPLWRGGGTVHGPQPRSYDYAFPQKKLMGALRSAITAKISEGKFTVVDSFSVPEAKTKLFRQALDKLEAGKTTLLVETSKKLDEKLYLGSRNLAGVELVLSSEVHPYDLLRYEHAVFSKDAIEALQETLKKYVSKRKASQKEVA; via the coding sequence ATGGCAAACATCAACGTAGTCAATCTCGGAGGGACGAAGGTCGGTGAGTTCGAACTTGCTGACTCCGTATTCGCCGGTGAGGTGAACGACGCGCTTCTTTGGGAGGCGGTAAAGCATTATCGCGCTTCTTTACGCCAGGGAACTGCCGCAACCAAGAACCGCAAGCTCGTCTCGGGCGCAGGCAAGAAGTTGTGGAAGCAGAAGGGCACGGGCCGCGCTCGTGTGGGCTCGATCCGCACTCCACTCTGGCGTGGCGGTGGTACGGTTCACGGACCGCAGCCTCGCAGCTACGACTATGCGTTCCCGCAGAAGAAGCTGATGGGCGCTCTTCGCTCTGCCATTACGGCAAAGATCTCCGAGGGCAAGTTCACGGTCGTCGATTCCTTCTCGGTTCCCGAGGCGAAGACGAAGCTCTTCCGTCAGGCTCTCGATAAGCTTGAGGCGGGTAAGACGACTCTGCTGGTTGAGACCAGCAAGAAGCTCGACGAGAAGCTTTATCTCGGTTCGCGCAACCTGGCGGGTGTTGAGCTGGTTCTGAGCTCCGAGGTTCATCCCTACGACCTGTTGCGCTATGAGCACGCAGTCTTCTCGAAGGATGCCATCGAGGCCCTTCAGGAGACCTTGAAGAAGTATGTTTCGAAGCGTAAGGCTTCGCAGAAGGAGGTCGCGTAA